TAAAACgtatataatatttaaaataaacaggaacATTTGATGATCATTTCTTGTTGTGCAAAACTAAATGGCACTGTGTACCTTTTTAAATGATCCAGTTTTTTAATGCTGCTTCTTTCCCACTGTGTGAGGCAACAgctttaactgactttaacTTCAGGTTGGAATGATTCTTTTTTGCACTTTTAAGTAATCAGTGGACGGGGTCTTCTGTAAATCTTTAACCTTTTTGGGAGGAGCTGCTTGAACTTTAATCTTGGTGTGGCATTTAAACTGCACCCATATTTCAAGTGGCTCTGCAGAGCGAACACAAAAGCTGGCTAGTAGGTCCACAAGGTGCAGACTCCCCATACTGTCTACCATAAGATATAATGTTGTTCATTTTGATTCAGCTGTACATTGcaaaattattataaattattataaaataattgTAATGCCTGTGGACTTTctcaaaaaatgtattattttggtGGGGCTAGGCACACCACAGTCATCagaaaaaaggtaaaaataataattatttgcaCAGCTGTGTAAGCATTGACATTTAACTACACATACAGTGGTGTGAAAAAGTGTTTGCCCCcttcctgatttatttttcttttttgtatgtttttcatacttaaatgtttcagattaaaaaatttaaatatgAGACAAAAATAAATTTTAAATGAAGGTGTTTATTATTAAGGGGCAAAAAATTCAAACTTATATGACCCTGTGTGAAAAATTGAATGTTTGTCTAATATTTAAATCTGTTTGATCTGAAACATTTGGGtgtgacaaacatacaaaaaataaatcacaaaggGGGCAAATGACAGAACCTAAGACTAGATTCTGTATTTATTGCTGTCTTTTCATGGTCTCGACACACATTGTGTATCGtataaattgcatttttgccattacatttaaaatgctaTTACATATCATCAGTGACACTATACCTTGAGCATCCTATTAAACTGTTTGTTACAATAAGTGACTTCCTCCTTTTACCAAAGACATTTATATTGATGAATTTGTCCATGGTCTTGGAGTCAACATATCATCTGAAGCACAGTGCTAACACAATCATGTGATGGATAAGCTTTATAAAGAGATTGTAAAGAGGTTGGATAGCTGTAAGTCTCCTGTCTAGAAAGCTGCTTTATTTACATACAAAAACAAGTTGTCCTGTTCAACAAacattgtgatgtttgtgatgcacagagagagagacattctGATCAACACAAAGAGAGACATTATATAAAACTGTATTCCATGCTATGATACACTGTAGTCCACTCACAGCATAAAAACACTGATCCTCATTAAAGTAGGCCTGCACACCTTTAGGAATGAGACTCATTAGTTCATAAATGTACATTCCTCAGCTGAGTTCATTACTGTGGTCACTTATCCTATACTGCTTTCTTTCACAACTCCTCTTTGATCTGCTGCAGGACACCTTTGGCATGAAGGAAGGACATTTGGTCACTGATGCTGTACACCACCATGAATCCATCTGTCCAGTCCACAGTGCTCCTCCATGATTCATCTGCTGCTTCCACTCATAGGTAGATATTGTCAAATATTGTTTTAATATGCGACAAGTGTGAAAGGTTGTGGAAAACACAGTGAAATAATTATGACAATAAATAAAGAACCGCTCAGGACACAGTGAGTGCATCAATTAATAACAGGATATCACATCTCACCTGAGAAACATgggtaatgttttttttccagctaaAGTCTCTGCACAAGTAAAATCATTTGTTGCAACATGAACGTTTATATAAATGCAGAATGAACACATAACCACCAATCTTCTTCAGAGGTCACAACTCCTGCATGGTGCCAGTTCAGCTACACTACAGGACAATGATCTCTGTGTTTAATGTGGTGCAGGATTGctcagagggggcaaaagaagctAATTAATTTAGTCCACAAGTGAAAAGGATTGAAATGTTATACACACCATGCAAGCTGTAATTCTATTACCGCCTGTAAGATAAATACTGAGTGGTGGTAAAATGTGCACGTCACTGATTCCAAACACGTATGAAACAGCCTGAAAAGAAGGGTTTGTTAAATCATATTAAATTGATATAATGTAATTAGCACAAGGCCAAGAGAAACACAGTGGAAAAACCCCTGAGAGCAATACACAATATATCTCAGTATGATATTACAACATTATAGCTTTAATGCGTGTGTTTACATACTGGCAGTGGAAGCCTTCTCACCAATGAAACGTTTTGTCAGGACAGGCCCCagaagagctgcagagaaaaagagagtcAGTATTCTTTTACAAATGATatgataatatatattataacatACATGTTGACCTGagcaagcccccccccccccccctcctgcatAAAGCTCCTCAGACCTTTGATTACAACCTGCTCTGTTTGTCTGGCCTTTTAGTTGATCACCAAGGGACACAGCAGCATCTCATTATTATCATGTAATCTTCTACTCCATGTCTGCTGACTGAGAGGTCACACACCTTGTTCACAGATGACCCCCTGACCAAAACAGTGTGAGTATGAACAGCTATTGCTGTATGTGTTTAATCCTCAGAAGAAAGTGAGCAGTGTTAGATACCATCCAATCCTTGTCCTTATTATATGAAGTCAAACAGCAACTTGGCATCTGTAATGAAGTGGAGCATACACCTTTCTACAGAAACCTATTTACCTGTTGaggtaaatacattttaataatgcAGGTTCAGATCATTTATTCAACAGCTTTTTTCCACCATTCTGTGTGTGGGTCATATGAAGCAGGAGCTGGACAGGGGTCTCCACTGGGTAAAAGGCCTCAAAAATAGGCAAGAAGAAGACATTATAATCTACTTCAGAGCTCCACTAATTTATTTCATGATTTTAAATTATATCACAAAAAGTCCAAAAACAGACATGGCTTTATCCAGCATTCCTCTAAAGAGACAAaccaataataatataatatctATGGCGTCATATTTTGTAACTTTATGAGCACAGACgaaaaaaactgtgaattaTATGTTGAGAAAATGTTATACTGCATTTTAATTGAACAATGGAAATAtgtttctgtccatctgtcaaATTCAGTTTTTTGTGTGCTCGAAAATATTTTCTAATCCACTCCTCCCTTGTAATTCAGTTTTTATTAGTCTGCACTGACAATAAACTCACAAATAGTACGCCATAAATATCATAATCcaacacaaagacactgtgATTATTATCTCAGAGAGGCAGTTCAGTGTGGAGTATTTAAATCAACATCATGACCGCTGAGTTTAATCAGGTGGACACAATGAAATTAGAGCAGAAGATGGAACTGGATATCCAGGGAGACAAAAGTCATGTTTGTCAGGAGACATGATGTAATGGAGATGCATTTGGAAGAAATGATCTactgcatgcatttttttccttgATGGCATTTAATTGATATTAATATATGTGCATTTATCATTGGctgttacagtaaaaaaaaagaaaaaagaacaacttTTCCTGAAACACAGAGTTCAGTTCAGTCTTCCCTGAAATAAGAGGAAATATAAGTACATCTACCGAGTAGAAAGGAAGATTAATGGGAACATTAACTGTACATTCCCTACTTATATGGGCAGAAATAATCATAAATGTCAAGTAAAGTCTAGTTTAAGCTTCTTGAAGCAAGTAACCTCtatcaaaaacagaaaaagtgcTACAGCATTatcataaaatgacattttctttttaactgTATGGCTCTACAAAAAGCGATGACATGCTTTTAATCAACAATACTGACTGAGATCAATATCTTACATTGGAACTACGCCTGAGATATTAGAAGAGTACAACATATTTCTGAAGAAATGTTACAGAACTAAATGCATCATTAAAACTCTTCTTCATGTGTTACGTTAAGTACTGTTAACACTGCTTAATGTCCCCATTTATGCCAATAATATCCTTATTGATATATCAGTAAGCAAACCTTAAACAATTGCCTGCAATCATTTTCTAATTAAAATGCCACAAGTAAAGTTCTATACAGCTGGACATGTATGAGCATGTTTAACATTTATGAGTACTGTGTATTGTCAGCACTATGTTTATCTTAAAAAAGGTACAGACTTCCACTTCATTAAGATGCAAATTAACTACAGTATCCTCTCTGTACAGCAAATCATTTGACACAGGATATGTAAGGTAAATACATAAAACAGTAAGCAGTTCAGTGCATTATTAGCAAATCCTCAATGTGATATGatcaaaaaacaataacagccTCATCTTCCTGCTACATGTTACGTCTACGGTTGCAGAAGCAAACCACCAGTCTGTCCAGAATCATTCTAGCAGTTTGTACCTACACAGTGTATCTACCTACAATGAAGTGCACACTCTGTACCGGTATTAATAGTACTTAATATGtttgaagatttttttaatatcttcAGCTGCCATTGGGTGGCAGTACTGCCACATTACTGAAAACTACAAGATCTAGCTTAAGGTTACAGGAAGGTATCACTTTTTAGGCCCCACATGCTGCAAAATGTGGGGGGGAGAATAcaaaaaaccaaaacagagAATAGTTACATGGAAAACACTTCTGGCAACAGTGGCTAAAAGTGATGTCTTCTTGACTTGAGAGactgtctcctcttcctcttcctgagACACTGCTCCCTTCTCTCAGGCCAGGGGAAACTGCTGTCAGCTGCCCTGTAGGCCTCGTCAtactcatcgctgtcagagtccaCCTCGGCCAAAGGGAACACTCTGTCTGGGAAAACTTCTTTCAGCTTGGTGGTGAAGAAGGCTTCGAGGCTGCGACCTGCTTGTGCTACCTCAGAGTCTGGCTGTGGTCAGAGAAAAAAGGTGCTATTACACTCACATCACTGTCAGTACTGTATAATGGTGAGTAAGCTAGCATTATGATACAAGCAGAAATGCACAgaatttatgtttttaacttaCATAATTGAACTTTGCACAGTTGTGGAACATGAGATAGAAATCAGCAACAAACTGCTCCGGTGAGATATAATGTTGGGCATTCCCCTTATTGAGTTTGGCCCTTATCACAGACAGGTCCATTGGCCTCTTAATGATCTGGTAGTAATGGCGTGCCTGCATGAAATAGCAGTGACATTTTAAGATACACATGCACGCTAATGGTGATGATGCTTGAAAACATTCTGCAGAAGAATAAAAGCAGTAGGTGATAATATTAAACTGAAtgctttaaattatttaaaagatcatattcatatttaaaaaaatatattttattaagaTGAATATGAATAAAACTTGTTGCAAAGGGTGTGCTCATTAAGCTTTGGTGAGAAAAAGGGAATGAAAAACGAAATCTGTTGCAGATAAACCCCACAGGGGAACCTCTAAGCCCGCAAACCCTGATAAATATAGCAGCAGGTTTGCTTTACTGTGTCGAAACGTGGTTAAAACTTTTCATGGTGCTTCTGTGTGCTTTTAATGAAAAATACATGTTACTGTATTATGAAAATGAGCTTGCTGTGACTGGACTGTAAGAACTTACGAGTGGACTGACAGGCTCATGGAAGGGAGCACTCAGGATGTTACTGAGGATCACAAGAGTCAGCCGCTCACATTTCTGTAAACAGATAAAAAGTTCaggaacacagagacagaaaaccaACCTCAGACCATTTCATTAGACTTGTTAATGCTGCCTCTAATATGACCTACTCTCTGGTCACATGCAGATAGTCCATGTGCAGATGTTTGTTCTCCAGATGTTCTCTCATTGTCACAATTGTACTCGACCTCCAGCTGTTCAACCTCTCTGCACAGGCTGCACACCCAGTCACCTCTGAGCAGGATAAGACACATCAACAGTTAGCTTCAAACACATAAAGGACATGAGGGGACAGTGTTTACGTCTCATGTGAAGCATCTTACGAAGGAAAACTCAGCAGAGGCGGGACATGGCAGGACAGGTGGTAGACTTTAGGACAGTGGTCACAGCACAGCAGGTCTCCTCcaatcagacacacagcacagaagtCCTCACTTTCCATCTCTGCACTGTCCTGCACGGGGTTTGCAATCAGAAGCTGCCTCTGACCAGGACCAATCTGAGATTCCTCTTCCAGGTCTGAGCGGAGCGGCTGTGGCTCGTCAGTTGTCAGTTCAGGTTCAGATTCAAGCTCAGAATCTACAGAGCCCTGAGAGTCGGGCGGCTGATCTGACACAGCATCAGAATCAGTCTCGACCTGGAAAGTGGGGTCATAGTCAGGGTGTATGTCAGATTCTGTTTCAGCATCCTCTGATTCCGCATCAGCATCGAGCCCATGGCATTCCTCTGATCCTGCTCCTGCATCGGATTCTTGGTCTGCCTCATATTCAAGACTTGGCTCCGAATCCCCACACAGCCTCATTTCTCCTGCAGCCACTGATTTCTCTTCAGCCAGACAATCAACTTCAGCCTCAGATGAAGATTGTGCATGTGGGTCAGAATCTGGGGAATCATCTGAGTCTAACTGCGGGCCTGGATCAACCAGAGAGACGTCAGCAGCCTCTGAGACTGACCTGGGATCAGAGTCTGAGTCCAGGTCCAGTGCAGAGTAACTGTGTGGTACATATTTAGAATCAGTGGAGGGAAGTGTGGATGTTTTTGGAGAGCTAAGTCTCCTGCTGTGGCTGTCAAAGTGACGAGTTTGTCGCTCTACATATGGCGGCGCTGTGAGCGAGCGGGTGGCCCTCCTGGCCTCAGAGCACCCAGCGACTGCCTACGATAggaaaggagaagagaggagtaaCTTCTGAATTTTGAGGGcattaaaaaaattcaaacatcCACCTCTaatgtaaatgagtaaaaagGACATACTTCCACGTCATTCCAGGTACTCTGCTGGGGGAGAGTTTCACTCTTGTCCATCCCGCTGGCAGGAAGAGGGTCGCTCTGTCTCCGTCCATGTGGTGGCAGTTGAGACACAAGTATTTTAAGACGCTCTAAGCAAACCACTGGAACCCTGGACCTTCCTGAGTCCTTCTGAACATCTCTATTACTTTAGAGAGAATAAGAGGATGAACAATAACTTATTGAAAACTATATTTTCAATATACAGTGGTTTCCTTTCTCAGACATCACACACCTGTTGATTCTTGAGACCCTGGATTTCTCCTTGGCATCATGATCAATTGTGTCATTTACATAAACAAGCAGATGATCTGAAAAAGATGGGCATGCATTTACAATCGTTGGTTTCTGTTGAGatacacattaaaatgaaccTCGTGGTATTTTTCTGTACCTGGCTCCGTCTTGTAGGACAGTAAAGGAGTCAGGTGTCCTCTGGAAGGGCCTCTGTCAGGCGCAGTTTCCTTGACAACACAAAGCACCCCGTCTGATGCTCTCCTCTGCCTGGGGTCCATGCTGTcatactaaaaaaagaaaacacatcatgtcTAGACTTTTAAAATCTTGACAGTTATAGTTTAATTCCTTCAATTAAGGACAATGTAATATTTTAAATAGCAAAAAACTGATGGAAATGTTCTgatacatttatttgttttatatctaaagctgctgctttaaaagcTTCTGTTACAGAACAGATTATCTGaccttttttaattttatttcctGTCCTTTTTGTTCTTCTTGAAATGTAGCACCTTCATTGCACAATACTACTTCACACAGACAGTTTGGTCGACAGTGACAGTGGTGGTTGTGCCATGTCAGCAGCCACTAATCAAGCCTTAAGTTACAAGATGCAAGGGCCCCCTGTACACAGATAAGCACGTATTTCTAACACCACACTCCCTTGATTGTTTACATTCTGTAGAAACGTTTCTGCTTGGTAGCTCATAATTACACGACATAATCTTAAGCTGCTCTCATCATTAAAATGCAACTGTGCTAAAAAATATTTGTACTGTATTTGGGTCCATAGGACTCAGTGGTGCAGGCTGGCACTTATTACAGGGTGCAGGGTTATTCTCAGACATTGGAAATGAAGACATGCCCTCCCCATTGATGAGTGGCTGCCGCGAAATGAATAAAAGTTTTGAATTGAACAACAGGCAAGAAGCTTTATTAAAAATAACTAACTAGCAGAAGAAATCGATTCTTGTATCTCCCTGAGCTGTATTGAATGACCTTTggcctgcttttgtttttttcattattttccttgctgctgttgctttttGTTGACCAGGAGGTCAAGTTGTGATGTTCCTTTGTTAAATAACAAAGACAATAACAATtgaattatgtaaaaaaaaagtttggaaatgtGAAAGTGTACAATTTTGCTTTGTTTCATGGCAATAAACAGTACATTTATCGTGGGTTAGAGTATGAATAGAGGACTTTAATTAGTGTTTGTAATGCCAGGACTCACACATAGAATGTGCATATCTCTGCTGTGATCATTTCTATTCTTTGACATTCTCAGTTCCTCCCAATGTGTGATTACATTGTGATGCAGTGTTACCTTATTTGCAGCTCCTGCCTGTTGGTTGTTAGTGCATCCTGTGGGCCGTTCAGTGTAAGGGCTGCTGGACGGGGTTGCCAGTTCTGTCGGGATGCTCTGGGAgcgtctcttcctcctcatgcacACTGAATTAGGGCTAagcctgctgctctgcacaTCAGATAAACACTCGTGGGCTGTCACTGGCACCTCCAGGGATGTGGATCTctgtcagaaacacaaacatacacaactgAGCAGGCTTTCAGTAGCTGCATCGCATGCACAGGTGCACCTGTTCATGCCATTAACAACtgaaaggagaggaaaaaagagagtcGGACGTTCACTGTGGACACAACCTTGAGTGTCACAGGCACTAAAATGAACAAAGCCTATTTTGGGAATGATTCAAAACAACTCAGTCCTTACAAACACACTGCATATATTAGTGTTGTTGCACAGGCAATGAAAGGTTTGGTTACCGTGCCAATTATCATATGCAAATCCAAGATTAGGGCTTCATGTGGCGCTTTGATTAAGCCATACTGCTACTCTTTTACATTACAATTTAACTTATGCAGGTGTCCCAAGCAGCTTTTTAACACATTGGTTCAGCTATAGTGTAAGCAGGAGGAATTAAAAATCATTTAACATTCCTCTTcccttttgtttcttcttttttttcttttccaggcCAGGCTGAAGCTGAGCACGTGCTCCTAAGTATCATGCGATTAAACCACTTACCTGATCTATGCCCCTtgagagaggtgtgtaggattGAGACTGTAGCGGAAAATAGACTATAATCCTTCTTTCTGgaatgatgggggggggggttcttagTGCAAACTGGAGCTAAAATCAAACTGGCAGCTCCTACTATTCCCTCAGTGCCTCATTAATGACAGGTTAAGTACATAAATGACTGTGCCCAAGTGGTTTTATATCATTTTCAGATGCTGCAAcctgaaaatgtaaaaagtctTTGTGCTTGAAATCATGCATCTGGAGAATTTTTAGAGTTTAGGCTGCCTTAAAATAAGTGTTATTATGATGAACAGCACTCTAGATTTTTCTGCTCAGCCTTTTCAGGCTTGTAGAAAGTGATACTTCTTGCATTAAAATACAGTATTGCTTCTTCATACATTAATGGATGTTAGTGCCACAAATCAAAATGTATACAATTGGTTTTTGTCAACCTTGTCTTGTTTGTCTCAACAAGTGTTTGAACACCTGTGTTTTCAAAGGAAATAGGCTTGACCGTTCAGTAGCGGTTTTTGAGAGGTGTGTATAAACGGCGCTGTGTGGTTTACCATGCGATGAGGTGAGtgttaagttaaaaaaataccTTTTAGAGGCCCTAGCGTCTTTGCAAAACCACGTGTGAAATGAAAAACCAAGTAAAGAGATGCACAATATCCCACCATGTGGCTCTCTTTGATGTCAAAGCAAAGTGTCAAACTGTGTTCGCATCTTTGTTGCTTTAGTTGAGAACTTTGTCAAGTTGTTTTCAAGAAGTTATTAGTGGACACGAAAGTCTGACTGATATGAACAGTTTAGTGTTAGCAGGCTGTTATTCTGCTATAACACAGTTTATAGATGGACCATCATGTCACCAATGCTGaatgtcctgtttttttttctaataaaaaCTGTTCAAGTCTATCTAAGAGTGTGACATTagctgttgttattgttgttaaaaTATCTTATTTGCTTCTCCTGTAACTGGTCATTAGTGTACATCATGGTGTATTTGCCGAGTTAATCTCTCACCCTGCCATCTCTGTGGTCCCTGAGGGTCACTGCAGATCTCATCCTCTGCTGTTCTTTTCTTAGATTTGCTGCTGAAGAAActtgaagctgctgctgggtgaGATTCTGcttcctcctgtcctgctgcagatcctcctccagcacCTCTCTGCTTTCAACCACTGCTGTTTGTTCACAGGTCTCCTCTGACCTGCATCTGTCTTCCCAGCGCTCTTCAGTCACCATAACTCTGTCCACAGCTGTGTGGCTGAGatcctgctgcagagctgcattgACTGACAGCTTCCCCTGGCAATGGCCTGATCTGCCACGGTCTGCATTAAGAGGAACCTGATTGTCTGGAAGAGCTTCTCTCTGGTGT
This portion of the Parambassis ranga chromosome 3, fParRan2.1, whole genome shotgun sequence genome encodes:
- the trim66 gene encoding tripartite motif-containing protein 66 yields the protein MEKSCAECTEPTLAHSLCTLCNKWLCYQCTDVHQHQRATATSQYADSHQQQRPSATQCPDLHQRGSSSLPPTGQGPGSYPWSLLMCHSHRQEPLELFCESCDLLCCSSCHLSSHKNHRVMQIDKALQDQQWLFQSLMVQVEERRSAVENNAKQIEDRLHGVKIAHRKAENQIKMAKMIMMNELNKRANLLIEQLERISEGFQQHLDDQLQGAIEICGQLDHIQKFITWAMTHHCRGPVLFSRALISLQMQQLLESSLHSDSWSPVKIKFNWDASYWTKQISSLGQLTVEGGNCIYPPGLACSNIMRPQPITCLAVPPVFPRGRERGCGYKACCEPQMCCLHGVPPQSDLPSLDKTQLEATLYNSTCTQSSLISASLHQSQQLQQCWDTETSLPCPPPTSSSTIIGPTQLRGSALKTQAPDSQLCSQSISYLSYQQHQREALPDNQVPLNADRGRSGHCQGKLSVNAALQQDLSHTAVDRVMVTEERWEDRCRSEETCEQTAVVESREVLEEDLQQDRRKQNLTQQQLQVSSAANLRKEQQRMRSAVTLRDHRDGRRSTSLEVPVTAHECLSDVQSSRLSPNSVCMRRKRRSQSIPTELATPSSSPYTERPTGCTNNQQAGAANKYDSMDPRQRRASDGVLCVVKETAPDRGPSRGHLTPLLSYKTEPDHLLVYVNDTIDHDAKEKSRVSRINSNRDVQKDSGRSRVPVVCLERLKILVSQLPPHGRRQSDPLPASGMDKSETLPQQSTWNDVEAVAGCSEARRATRSLTAPPYVERQTRHFDSHSRRLSSPKTSTLPSTDSKYVPHSYSALDLDSDSDPRSVSEAADVSLVDPGPQLDSDDSPDSDPHAQSSSEAEVDCLAEEKSVAAGEMRLCGDSEPSLEYEADQESDAGAGSEECHGLDADAESEDAETESDIHPDYDPTFQVETDSDAVSDQPPDSQGSVDSELESEPELTTDEPQPLRSDLEEESQIGPGQRQLLIANPVQDSAEMESEDFCAVCLIGGDLLCCDHCPKVYHLSCHVPPLLSFPSGDWVCSLCREVEQLEVEYNCDNERTSGEQTSAHGLSACDQRKCERLTLVILSNILSAPFHEPVSPLARHYYQIIKRPMDLSVIRAKLNKGNAQHYISPEQFVADFYLMFHNCAKFNYPDSEVAQAGRSLEAFFTTKLKEVFPDRVFPLAEVDSDSDEYDEAYRAADSSFPWPERREQCLRKRKRRQSLKSRRHHF